TCTCTTATAGCTAAAACACTATCTTTCGCTTCGATATCTATTTCAGCATTAGCGCTATAACCCGCTCTAATATTGGTTGTGTTATCTAGTGTCACATTAGCTTTAACTGTAAATTGAACCGCACCATTTTCTTCAACACCTCTAGGGGCAACAAAAGTTAGTTTTGCCGGGAATTCTTTTTCGTTAATGGCCCCCAAAATAACTTTGATCTCTTTACCTTCTTTTAATTTACCTACCTCAGCTTCATCTACTTTGCCTTCAAAGATCATGTGGCTCATATCGGCAATTATGGCAATCGTTGTTCCTGCATTGAAATTGTTACTTTGTATAACTTGATCGCCTTCACGTACAGGAATTTCTAAAATAGTACCCGCAATTTGTGCAATAATGTTGGTGTTTGCCGAACTACCACCAGAAATAGACCCACGCTTTATAATTTGATAATCATTTTGCGCTTGGTTGAGTGTTTCTTTAGCTTGATTAAATGCTAATTCACTATTTTCAAAATCTTGTTTAGAAATAACCCCTTTTTCAAAAAGCGATTTATTTCTCTCATATAACACTTTAGCATTATCATATGACAACTTCGTTGAAGAAATTCGGCTGCTAGCACTAACCAAACTTTGCTCGTTTGGAACGACTCTAATCTTAGCAATTAAATCACCTTTTTTAACCAAATCGCCTTCTTCAACAAAAATTTCATCTACAATACCAGAAATTTGAGGTTTTAATTCAATCTCTTCTTCAGGGTTTAATTTTCCTGTTGCTACTGCTTTGGTGCTTATTGATGTGTAAAAAGGTTCTTCAACTTTAAAATCTTCAATAGCTTTGGAGTTCGCATCTTTAAAGTATTTTAATACAAATACGAGTAGTATTATAACGACTAATACTAAAATAATTTTTACAGTTTTGTTCATTTTGGTTATACTTATTATTTATTCTTCTCTTAATGCTTCAATTGGTTTGATGCTTGTGGCTTTAAATGCAGGAATCAAACCTATCAAGGTACCTAATATCACTAGTATAATAAGTGCTATAAACACCACTGCGATAGATACAGATGCATTTACAATAGCTGCATCTGGACCTTGACCGAAAGCGGCATCTAAACCAATTAAAATCCATCCCCCAGTAATTATTCCAAAAACACCAGCTACTATGGTTAAAAACACAGCCTCAAGCACTATTTGACGTTTAATTTCAAAAGGTGTTGCTCCTAAAGCACGACGTATACCTATTTCTTTGGTACGTTCTTTTACCGTAATTAGCAATATATTTCCAATAGCAAATACGCCAGCTATTAAGGTGGCTATACCGACAAACCATGTTAAAAACTGCATCCCTACTAAAAACCCTGTGACTTTAGCAAATTCTTTTCCTAAATTAAAACTCCCAAAAGCACGGGTATCTTCTGGGTGTACATTATTTAAATTCTTAAGTAATAATTTGGTATCTTCTTCTATTTGCTTAATATCGTATTCTGGCTTTCCAGTAATCATCATCCAGCCTATTC
The genomic region above belongs to Mariniflexile litorale and contains:
- a CDS encoding efflux RND transporter periplasmic adaptor subunit; amino-acid sequence: MNKTVKIILVLVVIILLVFVLKYFKDANSKAIEDFKVEEPFYTSISTKAVATGKLNPEEEIELKPQISGIVDEIFVEEGDLVKKGDLIAKIRVVPNEQSLVSASSRISSTKLSYDNAKVLYERNKSLFEKGVISKQDFENSELAFNQAKETLNQAQNDYQIIKRGSISGGSSANTNIIAQIAGTILEIPVREGDQVIQSNNFNAGTTIAIIADMSHMIFEGKVDEAEVGKLKEGKEIKVILGAINEKEFPAKLTFVAPRGVEENGAVQFTVKANVTLDNTTNIRAGYSANAEIDIEAKDSVLAIREALLQYNRITEKPFIELLESEGKYKKQNVTLGLSDGINVEITEGVKKGDKIKVWNKASKDNEDEKKNN